In one window of Candidatus Sulfuricurvum sp. RIFRC-1 DNA:
- a CDS encoding ammonium transporter — protein sequence MKKWLLALLLLGVSAFAEDAAAPVLNSGDTAWMMMSTALVMLMTPIGLALFYGGMTRSKNILNTFAMVFGAFAVSFIAWVVAGFSIAFGTMDGSMNQVIGGFGHIMLSGIGWQEFASVDLGQLYPKFVFVVFQGTFAAITVGIVAGSVIERMKFSTWMVFAFIWTIVVYAPITHMVWGGGYLFNEGALDFAGGTVVHMNGGLAGLVLALLIGKRAGYPKVAMKPASVILTALGAGLLWFGWYGFNGGSAFGANAIAGLAYLTTTIAAAVATVTWIVVEYAVFKKPTLLGAATGAIAGLVAITPAAGFVGVNGAFIIGITGALIAFFGVTALKKKVGYDDSLDAFGVHFLAGLWGAIATGIFAAYTPNTDNALLWAGPLKDSGDRMGQIMVQAESVLIVGLFTLVGTIVVYYIAMALTGGSRVNEEQESQGLDESVHGERGFNL from the coding sequence CTCAGGGGATACTGCATGGATGATGATGTCAACGGCATTGGTTATGTTGATGACTCCGATCGGTTTGGCGTTGTTTTACGGCGGGATGACTCGTTCTAAAAATATTCTGAATACATTTGCTATGGTATTCGGTGCATTTGCTGTATCGTTTATCGCATGGGTTGTTGCCGGTTTCTCAATCGCGTTTGGAACAATGGATGGTTCAATGAACCAAGTCATCGGTGGTTTTGGTCATATTATGCTTAGCGGCATCGGTTGGCAAGAATTTGCAAGTGTTGATCTTGGTCAACTCTATCCTAAATTTGTCTTCGTAGTGTTCCAAGGGACCTTTGCAGCGATCACTGTCGGAATCGTTGCGGGTTCAGTGATTGAGCGTATGAAATTCTCTACTTGGATGGTATTTGCCTTTATTTGGACAATCGTAGTTTATGCTCCGATTACACACATGGTATGGGGTGGCGGTTACCTTTTCAACGAAGGTGCTCTTGACTTCGCAGGTGGTACGGTTGTTCACATGAACGGTGGTTTGGCTGGTCTTGTACTCGCTCTCTTGATCGGTAAACGTGCAGGCTATCCAAAAGTAGCAATGAAACCTGCAAGTGTTATCTTAACGGCTCTTGGTGCCGGTCTTTTATGGTTTGGTTGGTATGGATTTAACGGTGGATCAGCATTTGGTGCTAACGCTATCGCCGGTCTTGCGTATTTGACAACAACGATTGCTGCTGCGGTTGCAACGGTTACTTGGATCGTGGTTGAGTATGCGGTATTCAAAAAACCGACATTACTTGGTGCGGCAACGGGTGCGATTGCAGGTTTGGTAGCGATTACTCCGGCAGCGGGATTCGTAGGAGTTAACGGTGCATTTATCATTGGTATTACGGGTGCATTAATCGCATTCTTTGGGGTAACAGCGTTGAAGAAAAAAGTGGGTTACGATGATTCTTTGGATGCTTTCGGAGTACACTTCCTTGCAGGTCTTTGGGGTGCGATTGCAACCGGTATCTTTGCAGCGTATACACCAAACACAGACAATGCTCTCCTTTGGGCTGGACCGTTGAAAGATTCAGGTGACCGTATGGGACAAATCATGGTTCAAGCAGAATCTGTATTGATCGTCGGACTGTTCACATTGGTCGGTACGATCGTGGTTTATTACATCGCAATGGCATTGACTGGCGGTTCACGTGTTAACGAAGAACAAGAGAGCCAAGGTTTGGATGAGTCTGTACACGGTGAACGTGGCTTTAACCTATAA
- a CDS encoding P-II family nitrogen regulator — MKKIEAVIKPFKLEDVKDALAEIGITGMTVSEVKGYGRQKGHSELYRGAEYVVDFLPKIKMEMVVDDAMVDQVVNTVVEAARTGKIGDGKIFVSDISKIVRIRTGETDIEAI; from the coding sequence ATGAAAAAAATTGAAGCGGTTATCAAACCATTTAAACTTGAAGATGTAAAAGATGCTCTTGCCGAAATCGGTATTACGGGTATGACGGTGAGCGAAGTAAAAGGTTACGGACGACAAAAAGGGCACAGCGAGCTTTATCGCGGTGCGGAATATGTTGTTGATTTTCTTCCGAAAATTAAAATGGAGATGGTTGTTGATGATGCAATGGTAGATCAAGTGGTCAACACTGTTGTGGAAGCGGCACGTACCGGCAAGATCGGTGACGGTAAAATCTTCGTTAGCGATATTAGCAAAATCGTCCGTATCCGTACGGGTGAGACAGATATCGAGGCCATTTAA